From the genome of Streptacidiphilus rugosus AM-16, one region includes:
- a CDS encoding helix-turn-helix transcriptional regulator: MDQQQLANLAHLRRARDLVDREYARPLDVPTMARHALMSPGHFSRAFRAAYGETPYSYLMTRRVERAMALLRSGMSVTDACMAVGCTSLGSFSSRFTELVGLTPSAYRARGHSAVLAMPSCVAKVRTRPMRDRPLRIEEAAGTTAA, translated from the coding sequence ATGGACCAGCAGCAACTCGCCAACCTCGCGCACCTTCGGCGGGCGCGGGATCTGGTCGACCGGGAGTACGCCCGTCCGCTGGACGTGCCGACGATGGCGCGCCACGCCCTGATGTCGCCGGGACACTTCTCCCGCGCGTTCCGGGCGGCCTACGGCGAGACGCCCTACAGCTACCTCATGACCCGCCGCGTCGAGCGGGCGATGGCCCTGCTGCGCTCCGGCATGAGCGTGACCGACGCCTGCATGGCGGTCGGCTGCACCTCGCTCGGCTCGTTCAGCTCCCGCTTCACCGAGCTGGTCGGCCTCACCCCGAGCGCCTACCGGGCCCGCGGGCACAGCGCCGTGCTGGCGATGCCGTCCTGCGTGGCCAAGGTGCGCACCCGCCCGATGCGGGACCGGCCGCTCAGGATCGAAGAAGCGGCCGGCACCACCGCTGCCTAA
- a CDS encoding GTP-binding protein gives MALKILVAGGFGVGKTTLVGAVSEIRPLRTEELLTEAGRGVDDLGGVEQKTTTTVAMDFGRITIRDGLSLYLFGTPGQDRFWFLWDELAHGALGAVVLADTRRLEDCFPSVDYFERRGIPFVVAVNCFTGARKHAVERIGAALDLEEGTPVLLCDARERDSGKKVLIALVEHASRLHAARMLS, from the coding sequence ATGGCCCTGAAGATCCTGGTCGCCGGCGGATTCGGGGTCGGCAAGACCACCCTGGTCGGCGCGGTCAGCGAGATCCGCCCGCTGCGCACCGAGGAGCTGCTGACCGAGGCCGGCCGGGGCGTGGACGACCTCGGCGGCGTCGAGCAGAAGACCACGACCACGGTGGCCATGGACTTCGGCCGGATCACCATCCGCGACGGCCTGTCCCTCTACCTCTTCGGCACCCCGGGTCAGGACCGCTTCTGGTTCCTCTGGGACGAGCTTGCCCACGGCGCGCTGGGCGCGGTCGTGCTGGCCGACACGCGCCGACTGGAGGACTGCTTCCCCTCGGTGGACTACTTCGAGCGGCGCGGCATCCCCTTCGTGGTCGCGGTGAACTGCTTCACCGGGGCCCGCAAGCACGCCGTGGAACGGATCGGCGCCGCGCTCGACCTGGAGGAGGGCACACCGGTGCTGCTCTGCGACGCGCGCGAGCGGGACTCGGGCAAGAAGGTGCTGATCGCGCTGGTCGAACACGCCAGCCGGCTGCACGCCGCCAGGATGCTGAGCTGA
- a CDS encoding sensor histidine kinase, with the protein MTAAPGPGAASHGGAGATTSTTGSLRPAAFAANGRPRPAHAGPPASEERHLGLGGYRPARPVTLRLRLRPRTVRARIVSLLMVPVVSLLALWAFATVTTAQSVDSLIRLKQVDQTLLSPVGATVDAVQAERAAALAYLAAPVPSRMDAFDARARATDAAVGVMDQDILRGESTATGLSTTLAGRIDALNTATAGLRQLRARVEGRQLDWTAAADGYAGLVDSAFGVVGSLTGVQNSGIASDARVVLELSQAREMLAREDAAVQSAQAAGRMSPEQYQEFTGALYSQRATARSAAPDLRPADLAAYRQVSGGPQAQALTRMEDAIRTGGGGTRSAQAAGGDWAPTAAGVQQQLDAVLTGAGAAAGANADPYSVAVLTRNGAAVLFGLAAVCVSLLISVRIGRGLVVELVGLRNSALELAGRRLPAAMRRLRAGEEIDIEAEAPVVQAGEDEIGQVGEALNSVQRAALTAAVERAEVLSGVSGVFVNLARRSQVLVHRQLTLLDAMERRTEDPGELEDLFRLDHLTTRMRRHAEGLIILSGAAPGRAWRRPVPLLDVVRSAVAEVEDYSRVDVRRLPGVAVVGAAVADLTHLIAELVENATAFSPPHTKVVVTGEQVGAGYAVEIEDRGLGMGKEAVAEANRRIADAQQADLFDSDRLGLFVVSRLARRHGVRVSLRPSAYGGTTAVVLLPTALLETGRTRQRAPIDAELDLPPLAPPEPATVMAGVGAGGTADGAERPLPPLVADPAADRPTGRAGVSVGSLDDEPLDDGPAHDPHLEDRRLEVRHPVDRRTGDGEPDEHPGVGRRAATDRAGATPLRRNTEELPRRVRQANLAVQLRDAPPVERTRPSRDGGAQERSPEEARATMSALRDGWARGRGGHGGPAGQGTARHLKIHQERQQDVEDFERKAADGRDDEPHR; encoded by the coding sequence GTGACGGCGGCCCCCGGACCGGGCGCCGCCTCCCACGGGGGAGCGGGCGCGACCACCTCGACGACCGGCAGTCTCAGACCCGCGGCCTTCGCCGCGAACGGCCGGCCGCGGCCCGCCCACGCCGGACCGCCCGCCAGCGAGGAACGCCACCTCGGCCTCGGCGGCTACCGGCCCGCCCGCCCCGTGACGCTGCGGCTGAGGCTGCGGCCGCGCACGGTCCGCGCCCGCATCGTGTCGCTGCTCATGGTGCCCGTCGTCTCGCTGCTCGCCCTCTGGGCCTTCGCGACCGTCACCACCGCACAGTCCGTCGACTCGCTGATCCGACTCAAGCAGGTCGACCAGACACTGCTCTCGCCCGTCGGCGCCACCGTCGACGCCGTGCAGGCCGAGCGCGCCGCCGCCCTCGCCTACCTGGCCGCCCCCGTACCGTCCCGGATGGACGCCTTCGACGCCAGGGCCCGCGCCACCGACGCGGCGGTCGGCGTGATGGACCAGGACATCCTGCGCGGCGAATCCACCGCCACCGGTCTCTCCACCACGCTCGCGGGGCGGATCGACGCCCTGAACACGGCCACCGCGGGCCTGCGCCAACTGCGCGCCCGCGTCGAGGGCCGCCAGCTCGACTGGACCGCCGCGGCCGACGGCTATGCCGGGCTCGTGGACAGTGCTTTCGGCGTCGTCGGCTCGCTCACCGGCGTGCAGAACAGCGGCATCGCCTCGGACGCCCGCGTGGTGCTCGAACTCTCCCAGGCGCGCGAGATGCTCGCCCGCGAGGACGCGGCCGTCCAGTCCGCGCAGGCCGCGGGGCGGATGAGCCCCGAGCAGTACCAGGAGTTCACCGGGGCCCTCTACTCCCAGCGCGCCACGGCCCGGTCCGCCGCGCCCGACCTGCGCCCCGCCGACCTCGCCGCGTACCGGCAGGTGAGCGGCGGACCGCAGGCGCAGGCGCTGACCCGGATGGAGGACGCGATCCGCACCGGCGGCGGGGGAACCCGCTCCGCCCAGGCCGCGGGCGGCGACTGGGCGCCGACCGCGGCCGGCGTCCAGCAGCAGCTCGACGCCGTCCTGACCGGCGCGGGCGCAGCCGCGGGCGCGAACGCGGACCCGTACAGCGTGGCGGTGCTCACCAGGAACGGCGCGGCGGTCCTCTTCGGCCTCGCGGCCGTCTGCGTCTCGCTGCTGATCTCGGTGCGCATCGGCCGCGGTCTGGTCGTCGAGCTGGTCGGGCTGCGCAACTCCGCGCTGGAGCTGGCCGGTCGACGCCTTCCCGCCGCGATGCGGCGGCTGCGGGCCGGCGAGGAGATCGACATCGAGGCCGAGGCCCCGGTCGTGCAGGCGGGCGAGGACGAGATCGGCCAGGTCGGCGAGGCGCTGAACTCGGTGCAGCGCGCCGCGCTCACCGCGGCCGTGGAGCGTGCGGAGGTGCTCTCCGGGGTCTCCGGCGTCTTCGTCAACCTCGCCCGGCGCAGCCAGGTGCTGGTGCACCGTCAGCTCACCCTGCTCGACGCGATGGAGCGCCGCACCGAGGACCCGGGAGAGCTGGAGGACCTGTTCAGGCTGGACCACCTCACCACCCGGATGCGCCGCCACGCCGAGGGCCTGATCATCCTCTCCGGCGCCGCGCCCGGCCGGGCCTGGCGCAGGCCGGTGCCGCTGCTGGACGTGGTCCGCTCCGCGGTCGCCGAGGTCGAGGACTACTCGCGGGTGGACGTCCGCCGGCTGCCCGGCGTCGCGGTGGTGGGCGCGGCCGTCGCCGACCTCACCCACCTGATCGCCGAGCTGGTCGAGAACGCGACCGCCTTCTCGCCCCCGCACACCAAGGTCGTGGTCACCGGCGAGCAGGTCGGCGCCGGCTACGCGGTCGAGATCGAGGACCGGGGCCTCGGGATGGGCAAGGAGGCGGTGGCGGAGGCCAACCGCAGGATCGCCGACGCACAGCAGGCCGACCTCTTCGACAGCGACCGGCTCGGTCTCTTCGTCGTCAGCCGACTGGCCCGCCGCCACGGCGTCCGGGTCTCGCTGCGACCTTCGGCCTACGGCGGCACCACCGCCGTGGTCCTGCTGCCGACCGCCCTGCTGGAGACCGGCCGCACCCGGCAGCGCGCGCCGATCGACGCGGAGCTCGACCTGCCGCCGCTGGCGCCGCCGGAGCCGGCGACGGTGATGGCCGGGGTCGGCGCGGGTGGCACCGCGGACGGCGCCGAGCGTCCGCTGCCGCCGCTGGTCGCCGACCCCGCGGCGGACCGGCCCACCGGTCGGGCCGGCGTGTCCGTCGGCTCCCTCGACGACGAGCCGCTCGACGACGGGCCGGCGCACGACCCGCACCTCGAAGACCGCCGCCTCGAAGTCCGGCACCCCGTGGACCGGCGTACCGGGGACGGGGAACCCGACGAGCACCCGGGCGTCGGCCGCCGCGCCGCGACGGACCGCGCGGGCGCGACGCCGCTGCGGCGCAACACCGAAGAGCTCCCGCGCCGGGTCCGCCAGGCCAATCTCGCCGTGCAGTTGCGCGACGCCCCGCCGGTCGAGCGCACCAGGCCGTCGCGCGACGGCGGCGCCCAGGAGCGCAGCCCGGAAGAGGCCAGGGCCACGATGTCGGCGCTGCGCGACGGCTGGGCCCGGGGGCGCGGCGGTCACGGCGGGCCGGCGGGCCAGGGCACGGCACGGCATCTGAAGATCCACCAGGAACGGCAGCAGGACGTCGAAGACTTCGAGAGGAAGGCCGCGGATGGCCGCGACGATGAACCACACCGGTGA
- a CDS encoding DUF1345 domain-containing protein: MTDHDAQPDIEHETAHDTQHDGEHDGEHEAARDSARVADQAVAEPDQDDDDDLSLPAWLRRTEGEQRWSVMIALLVAIAIQLSLPERLSIHPQWLMPALEMALIVALVAANPHRRMPASPAAKVRIMSLLLACAVSLANAWSAVMLVRDLIHGSQGITPVQLLMTGAGIWITNIIAYSLWYWEWDRGGPVLRAMGTHKHPDFLFPQMQQEGIARPDWEPQYVDYLYVAFTNATSFSPTDTMPLSRWAKLLMASQSLVSLLTLALVIARAVGVLQ, translated from the coding sequence GTGACCGACCACGACGCACAGCCCGACATCGAGCACGAGACCGCGCACGACACGCAGCACGACGGGGAGCACGACGGGGAGCACGAGGCGGCGCGGGACTCCGCCCGCGTGGCCGACCAGGCCGTCGCCGAGCCCGACCAGGATGACGACGACGACCTCTCCCTGCCCGCATGGCTCCGGCGGACGGAGGGCGAGCAGCGCTGGAGCGTGATGATCGCGCTGCTCGTCGCCATCGCCATCCAGCTGTCGCTGCCGGAACGCCTCAGCATCCACCCGCAGTGGCTCATGCCGGCGCTGGAGATGGCACTGATCGTCGCGCTGGTGGCGGCCAACCCGCACCGCAGGATGCCCGCGAGCCCGGCGGCCAAGGTCCGGATCATGAGCCTGCTGCTGGCCTGCGCCGTCAGCCTGGCCAACGCCTGGTCGGCGGTGATGCTGGTGCGCGACCTGATCCACGGCTCGCAGGGGATCACCCCGGTCCAGCTGCTGATGACCGGCGCCGGGATCTGGATCACCAACATCATCGCCTACAGCCTCTGGTACTGGGAGTGGGACCGCGGCGGTCCGGTGCTGCGGGCCATGGGCACGCACAAGCACCCCGACTTCCTCTTCCCGCAGATGCAGCAGGAGGGGATCGCCCGGCCGGACTGGGAGCCGCAGTACGTCGACTACCTCTATGTGGCCTTCACCAACGCGACCTCGTTCAGCCCGACGGACACCATGCCGTTGTCACGCTGGGCGAAGCTGCTGATGGCCTCGCAGTCGCTGGTCTCACTGCTCACCCTGGCGCTCGTCATCGCCCGCGCGGTCGGCGTGCTGCAGTAG
- a CDS encoding VOC family protein, whose product MSISLQYCNITVNDTDESLGFYRDGLGLEVRNDVASDGFHWITLGSPAQPDLEIVLSVPHAGRSKADGDALQELLIKGVLPQLVFRTDDVDATFEKLRASGAEVMQEPIDQPWGPRDCAFRDPSGNLVRISQAPGA is encoded by the coding sequence ATGAGCATCTCTCTGCAGTACTGCAACATCACGGTCAACGACACGGACGAGTCGCTCGGCTTCTACCGGGACGGGCTCGGTCTCGAGGTGCGCAACGACGTGGCCTCGGACGGCTTCCACTGGATCACCCTCGGCAGCCCCGCCCAGCCCGACCTGGAGATCGTCCTGTCGGTCCCGCACGCTGGGCGGTCCAAGGCCGACGGCGACGCCCTCCAGGAACTGCTGATCAAGGGCGTCCTGCCGCAGCTGGTGTTCCGCACCGACGACGTGGACGCGACCTTCGAGAAGCTGCGGGCCTCCGGCGCCGAGGTGATGCAGGAGCCCATCGACCAGCCCTGGGGTCCGCGCGACTGCGCGTTCAGGGACCCTTCGGGCAATCTGGTCCGCATCTCCCAGGCGCCCGGCGCCTGA
- a CDS encoding roadblock/LC7 domain-containing protein, which produces MAATMNHTGELNWLLDELVSRVAQVRHAVVLSRDGLALGVSAGLSREDGEHLAAVASGFHSLAKGTGRHFDAGEVRQTMVELDGGFLFVVAAGDGTCLAVFSGADADIGLIAYEMARLVRRVGEHLYTPPRTAVDAPSAG; this is translated from the coding sequence ATGGCCGCGACGATGAACCACACCGGTGAACTGAACTGGTTGCTGGACGAGCTGGTCTCCCGCGTCGCCCAGGTCCGCCACGCCGTCGTGCTCTCCCGCGACGGTCTGGCCCTCGGGGTCTCGGCCGGGCTCAGCCGTGAGGACGGCGAGCACCTGGCCGCGGTCGCATCCGGCTTCCACAGTCTGGCCAAGGGCACCGGCCGCCACTTCGACGCGGGCGAGGTCCGCCAGACCATGGTGGAGCTCGACGGCGGCTTCCTCTTCGTCGTCGCGGCGGGGGACGGCACCTGTCTCGCGGTCTTCAGCGGGGCGGACGCCGACATCGGCCTGATCGCCTACGAGATGGCCCGGCTGGTCCGCCGGGTGGGCGAGCACCTGTACACGCCGCCGCGCACCGCGGTGGATGCGCCCTCGGCAGGCTGA
- a CDS encoding MHYT domain-containing protein, producing MGSMTELGYGWLTPILSYLMAVLGSALGLRCTVRAVAATGRAKRNWLLTGASAIGSGIWTMHFVGMLGFTVTGTEIRYNVPLTILSLLGALVFVGIGVFAVGYGKHKFRSLLLGGTTTGFGVAAMHYLGMLALDLHGNVRYDPTTVALSVIIAVAAATAALWAGLNIAGPVAAAGAALVMGLAVSSMHYTGMYAVTVQVQPSVAPLQGATLMQFIFPLAVGLGSYLFLTSAFVALSPTAHERAENATAEGLRHLPAVQS from the coding sequence ATGGGGAGCATGACCGAGCTGGGATACGGCTGGCTGACGCCGATCCTGTCGTATCTGATGGCCGTCCTCGGCTCGGCCCTGGGGCTGCGCTGCACCGTGCGGGCCGTCGCCGCGACCGGACGCGCCAAGCGCAACTGGCTGCTGACGGGCGCTTCCGCGATCGGGTCCGGGATCTGGACCATGCACTTCGTCGGGATGCTCGGCTTCACCGTGACCGGCACGGAGATCCGCTACAACGTGCCGCTGACGATCCTCAGCCTGCTCGGCGCCCTGGTCTTCGTCGGCATCGGCGTCTTCGCCGTCGGCTACGGGAAGCACAAGTTCCGCTCGCTGCTGCTCGGCGGGACCACGACGGGCTTCGGGGTCGCCGCCATGCACTACCTCGGCATGCTCGCGCTCGACCTGCACGGGAACGTGCGGTACGACCCCACCACCGTCGCCCTCTCGGTGATCATCGCCGTCGCCGCCGCCACCGCCGCCCTCTGGGCCGGCCTGAACATCGCCGGACCGGTCGCCGCGGCGGGCGCGGCGCTGGTCATGGGACTGGCCGTCAGCTCCATGCACTACACCGGGATGTACGCGGTGACCGTGCAGGTCCAGCCCTCCGTCGCCCCGCTGCAGGGGGCGACGCTGATGCAGTTCATCTTCCCGCTCGCCGTCGGCCTCGGCTCGTACCTGTTCCTGACCTCGGCCTTCGTCGCGCTCTCGCCCACCGCGCACGAGCGGGCCGAGAACGCGACCGCCGAGGGCCTGCGTCACCTGCCGGCGGTGCAGTCGTGA
- a CDS encoding electron transfer flavoprotein subunit beta/FixA family protein has protein sequence MSLRIVVCVKYVPDATGDRRFAEDFTTDRDGVDGLLSELDEYGVEQALRIAEASGDAEVTVVTVGGDDAKDALRKALSMGADKAVHVNDEDIHGSDVMGTSLVLAKAVERTGFDLVVCGMASTDGTMGVLPALLAERLGVPAVTLVSEVAVAGGTVTGRRDGDTATELLEASLPAVVSVTDQSGEARYPSFKGIMAAKKKPVESLDLDDLGLEAEQVGLAAAWTAVDSAAARPARTAGTVVKDEGEGGKQLAEFLASQKFI, from the coding sequence GTGAGCTTGAGGATCGTTGTCTGTGTGAAGTACGTGCCCGACGCGACCGGGGATCGTCGGTTCGCGGAGGATTTCACGACCGACCGTGACGGGGTCGACGGCCTGTTGTCGGAGCTGGACGAGTACGGGGTGGAGCAGGCGTTGCGGATCGCGGAGGCGTCGGGGGACGCCGAGGTGACCGTGGTGACGGTGGGTGGGGACGACGCGAAGGACGCGTTGCGCAAGGCGTTGTCGATGGGTGCGGACAAGGCCGTGCACGTGAACGACGAGGACATTCACGGGTCGGACGTGATGGGTACGTCGCTGGTGCTGGCGAAGGCGGTGGAGCGGACCGGTTTCGATCTGGTGGTGTGCGGGATGGCGTCGACGGACGGCACGATGGGTGTGCTGCCGGCGCTGTTGGCGGAGCGGCTGGGGGTGCCGGCGGTGACGCTGGTGTCGGAGGTCGCGGTCGCGGGCGGCACGGTGACCGGTCGTCGGGACGGTGACACGGCCACGGAGCTGCTGGAGGCCTCCCTGCCGGCGGTCGTCAGTGTGACCGACCAGTCGGGTGAGGCGCGGTATCCGTCGTTCAAGGGGATCATGGCGGCGAAGAAGAAGCCGGTGGAGTCCCTGGACCTGGACGATCTGGGTCTGGAGGCGGAGCAGGTCGGCCTGGCTGCGGCGTGGACCGCGGTCGACTCGGCCGCCGCCCGTCCGGCGCGGACCGCCGGGACCGTCGTCAAGGACGAGGGCGAGGGCGGCAAGCAGCTCGCCGAGTTCCTGGCGTCGCAGAAGTTCATCTAG
- a CDS encoding DUF742 domain-containing protein: protein MDSNWFDEEAGPMVRLYALTRGRTRPASEAFDLIAMIVADTPYGADSPYGAELGIAPEPAAILDLCRFQAQSVAEIAADLDLPVGVVRVLLGDLLDAGLIRVSRPVPPAMLPDERILREVINGLRAL from the coding sequence ATGGACTCGAACTGGTTCGACGAGGAGGCGGGCCCGATGGTCCGCCTCTACGCCCTGACCCGGGGCCGGACCAGGCCCGCCAGCGAGGCCTTCGACCTGATCGCGATGATCGTCGCGGACACCCCGTACGGTGCCGACAGCCCGTACGGCGCGGAGCTCGGGATCGCCCCCGAGCCCGCCGCGATCCTCGACCTGTGCCGGTTCCAGGCCCAGTCCGTCGCCGAGATCGCCGCCGATCTGGACCTGCCGGTCGGGGTCGTCCGGGTACTGCTCGGCGACCTCCTGGACGCGGGCCTGATCCGCGTCAGCCGCCCCGTCCCGCCCGCCATGCTCCCCGACGAGCGCATCCTGCGAGAAGTGATCAATGGCCTCCGCGCACTCTGA
- a CDS encoding MerR family transcriptional regulator → MNDSRPARAREYRTEELAEAAGIPLRTLRFYRERRLLPPPRREGRIAWYSESHLARLRVIADLLERGHTLGGIAELLAAWESGQDVAELLGLEAAIAAPWSQETPVPVTVDELRAAFPGEVDEESLNASLELGYLRVEGDGLTHVSRRLLDASAALVAEGVPLAAVLATARGVRASADALADQFVDLIAEQLLAGLEERLTPGEPTRLAEALDRLREVARTVVDVEFSLAMDRRVQRELKRLTSAMHNR, encoded by the coding sequence GTGAACGACAGTCGACCGGCCCGAGCCCGCGAGTACCGCACCGAGGAGTTGGCCGAGGCGGCCGGCATCCCGCTGCGCACCCTGCGCTTCTACCGGGAACGCCGGCTGCTGCCCCCGCCACGCCGCGAGGGCAGGATCGCCTGGTACAGCGAGAGCCACCTGGCGAGGCTGCGGGTGATCGCGGACCTGCTGGAGCGCGGCCACACCCTCGGGGGCATCGCGGAACTGCTCGCGGCCTGGGAGTCCGGCCAGGACGTCGCCGAACTGCTCGGTCTGGAGGCGGCGATCGCCGCGCCCTGGTCGCAGGAGACCCCGGTCCCGGTGACCGTCGACGAACTGCGCGCCGCCTTCCCCGGCGAGGTCGACGAAGAGTCGCTGAACGCCTCGCTGGAGCTCGGCTACCTGCGGGTGGAAGGGGACGGGCTCACCCACGTCAGCCGCCGTCTGCTGGACGCCTCGGCCGCCCTGGTCGCCGAGGGCGTGCCGCTCGCCGCGGTGCTGGCCACCGCCAGGGGCGTGCGGGCCAGTGCGGACGCGCTGGCGGACCAGTTCGTCGACCTGATCGCCGAGCAGCTCCTCGCCGGCCTGGAGGAGCGGCTGACCCCGGGCGAGCCCACCCGCCTCGCCGAGGCGCTCGACCGGCTCCGCGAGGTGGCCCGGACGGTGGTCGACGTGGAGTTCTCCCTGGCGATGGACCGCCGCGTGCAGCGCGAACTGAAGCGCCTCACGTCGGCGATGCACAACCGCTGA
- a CDS encoding YiaA/YiaB family inner membrane protein, which produces MANTPPVRQGTTGAYYAQAVISFALSVLAMAVGIAYLHTDGWIRAFLGLGLLYVVTSAFTLAKVIRDRQDETRYSSRVDQARLDKLLAEHDPFRVDA; this is translated from the coding sequence ATGGCCAACACACCGCCCGTCAGACAGGGGACCACCGGGGCGTACTACGCCCAGGCGGTCATCTCCTTCGCCCTCTCCGTCCTCGCGATGGCCGTCGGCATCGCGTACCTGCACACCGACGGCTGGATCCGCGCCTTCCTCGGGCTCGGGCTGCTCTACGTGGTCACCTCGGCTTTCACGCTGGCCAAGGTGATCCGCGACCGGCAGGACGAGACCCGCTACAGCAGCCGCGTCGACCAGGCCCGGCTGGACAAGCTGCTCGCCGAGCACGACCCGTTCCGCGTCGACGCCTGA
- a CDS encoding IS110 family RNA-guided transposase, giving the protein MSRIWAGTDCGKTHHHTLVLDVEGNTLLSRRVANDEPELLQLVADVLDLADGGAVTWAMDMTGGETGLLINLLANHGQELLYIPGVAVNRAADSYRGQGKTDARDAHVIADQARMRRDLLPVRLDDEGIIELRLLTEHRADLVGERTRVTNRLRALLTSMFPALERTLDLGNAGPLRLLTGYQTPAAIRRSGTKRLTTWLRNRKVYGAEALAAKTVEAAERQHTAVAGEKAIAQMVHTLAEEVIALNEKIAETDKLVEGRFREHELAEVITSMPGVGSTLGAEFLAAIGGSLAAFPTADRLAAFAGVTPAPKDSGKVSGNLHRPQRYHRGLQRVFYTSALISIQRDPNSRTYYDRKRAEGKRHVQAVLALARRRVNVLWALIRDGRCYQIAPPVTEAA; this is encoded by the coding sequence ATGAGCCGGATATGGGCGGGGACCGACTGCGGCAAGACCCACCACCACACGCTGGTTCTGGACGTCGAGGGCAACACGCTGCTGTCGCGGCGGGTGGCGAACGACGAGCCGGAGCTTCTCCAGCTGGTCGCCGACGTCCTGGACCTTGCCGACGGTGGCGCGGTGACCTGGGCGATGGACATGACCGGCGGTGAAACCGGCCTGCTGATCAACCTCCTGGCCAACCACGGCCAGGAGCTCCTCTACATCCCCGGCGTCGCGGTCAACCGCGCCGCAGACAGCTACCGAGGCCAGGGCAAGACCGACGCCCGCGACGCCCACGTGATCGCCGACCAGGCCAGGATGCGGCGCGACCTGCTTCCCGTCCGCCTCGACGACGAGGGCATCATCGAACTGCGGCTGCTGACCGAGCACCGTGCAGACCTTGTCGGCGAGCGCACCCGCGTCACCAATCGGCTCCGTGCCCTGCTGACCAGCATGTTCCCGGCGTTGGAACGGACCTTGGACCTCGGCAACGCCGGCCCGCTGCGGCTTCTGACCGGCTACCAGACACCAGCGGCCATTCGCCGATCCGGCACCAAGCGGCTGACGACCTGGCTCCGCAACCGCAAGGTCTACGGCGCGGAGGCGCTGGCCGCCAAGACTGTCGAAGCGGCTGAGCGGCAGCACACCGCCGTCGCCGGAGAGAAAGCCATCGCCCAGATGGTCCACACCCTGGCCGAGGAGGTGATCGCCCTCAACGAGAAGATCGCGGAGACCGACAAGCTCGTCGAGGGACGGTTTCGGGAGCACGAACTCGCGGAGGTGATCACCTCGATGCCGGGCGTCGGCTCCACCCTCGGAGCGGAGTTCCTCGCCGCAATAGGCGGCAGCCTGGCCGCTTTCCCCACTGCGGATCGCCTTGCGGCCTTCGCCGGAGTCACCCCGGCCCCGAAGGACTCCGGCAAGGTCAGCGGCAACCTCCATCGCCCCCAGCGATACCACCGGGGCCTCCAGCGGGTCTTCTACACCTCCGCGCTCATCAGCATCCAGCGCGACCCAAACTCCCGCACCTACTACGACCGCAAGAGGGCCGAAGGCAAGCGGCACGTCCAGGCAGTCCTCGCACTCGCACGCCGCCGCGTGAACGTCCTCTGGGCACTCATTCGTGACGGACGGTGCTACCAAATCGCACCTCCTGTCACCGAAGCGGCTTGA
- a CDS encoding lysophospholipid acyltransferase family protein: MADLVYPPVIGSALAVFRGLDLKIEIVGAENVPRRGGAVLVSNHISYLDFLFAGLGAFKSARRLTRFMAKDDVFRHRISGPLMRGMKHISVDRSDGQPAYDAAVKALRAGEVVGVFPEATISRSFMLKKFKTGAARMAADAQVPLLPVALWGTQRLWTKGRKKNLTRRHTPITIYIGEPIVLTPEDRPVMVTRRLRAAMSELLDRAQRNYPDSPSGPEDTWWLPAQLGGTAPTPEQAEAEDEKAAAEKAERAGRPD, from the coding sequence GTGGCAGATCTTGTGTACCCGCCGGTCATCGGCTCCGCCCTGGCCGTGTTCCGGGGGCTGGACCTGAAGATCGAGATCGTCGGCGCGGAGAACGTACCGCGCCGCGGCGGTGCCGTGCTGGTCAGCAACCACATCAGCTACCTCGACTTCCTCTTCGCCGGCCTCGGCGCGTTCAAGTCCGCCCGCCGGCTGACCCGCTTCATGGCCAAGGACGACGTCTTCCGCCACCGGATCTCCGGCCCGCTCATGCGCGGGATGAAGCACATCTCGGTGGACCGCTCCGACGGCCAGCCCGCCTACGACGCCGCCGTCAAGGCGCTGCGCGCGGGCGAGGTCGTCGGCGTCTTCCCCGAGGCGACGATCAGCCGGTCGTTCATGCTCAAGAAGTTCAAGACCGGCGCCGCCCGCATGGCCGCGGACGCTCAGGTGCCGCTGCTGCCGGTCGCCCTGTGGGGCACCCAGCGGCTGTGGACCAAGGGCAGGAAGAAGAACCTGACCCGACGCCACACCCCGATCACCATCTACATCGGCGAGCCGATCGTGCTCACCCCCGAGGACCGGCCCGTCATGGTGACGCGCCGCCTGCGCGCCGCCATGAGCGAGCTGCTGGACCGCGCCCAGCGCAACTACCCGGACTCCCCCTCCGGCCCCGAGGACACCTGGTGGCTGCCCGCGCAGCTGGGTGGCACCGCGCCCACCCCGGAGCAGGCCGAGGCGGAGGACGAGAAGGCGGCCGCAGAGAAGGCCGAGCGCGCCGGCCGACCGGACTGA